One genomic region from Prunus persica cultivar Lovell chromosome G3, Prunus_persica_NCBIv2, whole genome shotgun sequence encodes:
- the LOC18784096 gene encoding uncharacterized protein LOC18784096 isoform X1, with protein sequence MAILNHCLSVTSTATPISPDSATPPVPDPRQTKILLPKKKPMKWSTGVAPGEYGGPPTTTKLRKYWGGEDDPLTSDDFIWNREFMDRMKKLIQDPDSSTQATTVQRVWCNQEKPSGFLSLNRVMTLDSLEVDFSKELTASPAQPKIEPVEAPAQSASSTSIKWKLAPTRREQDKWDRATKAATGGSEVMFRELRRSQEDPKVLAEQYRKQYFKLKKRLQFLTLGLGGVGLVSAYVSYSPEIAASYGVGLLGSVAYMRMLGSSVDSMADGARGLLKGAIGQPRLLVPVVLVMIFNRWNGLVVPQYGFMQLELIPMLVGFFTYKIATFIQAIEEALPVAEKTDTSSS encoded by the exons aTGGCAATTCTGAACCACTGTCTCTCAGTGACCTCCACAGCAACACCCATCTCCCCAGACTCAGCAACTCCACCTGTACCAGACCCAAGACAGACCAAGATCCTATTGCCCAAGAAGAAGCCCATGAAATGGTCCACTGGGGTAGCTCCAGGGGAGTATGGTGGCCCACCAACCACAACCAAGCTCCGAAAGTACTGGGGAGGCGAAGATGACCCGCTTACCTCTGATGATTTCATTTGGAACAGAGAATTCATGGACCGCATGAAAAAACTCATTCAGGACCCTGACTCTTCCACTCAAGCCACTACTGTTcag CGTGTTTGGTGTAATCAGGAAAAGCCTTCTGGGTTTCTTAGCTTGAATAGAGTCATGACTCTTGACAG TTTAGAAGTTGATTTCAGCAAAGAACTCACTGCTTCTCCTGCCCAGCCCAAGATAGAACCTGTTGAGGCTCCAGCACAA AGTGCCAGCAGCACTAGTATCAAATGGAAATTGGCACCAACACGGCGTGAGCAAGATAAGTGGGATAGAGCAACTAAGGCTGCAACTGGAGGCAGT GAAGTGATGTTTCGGGAATTAAGGCGCTCTCAGGAGGACCCAAAAGTATTGGCTGAACAGTATAGGAAACAGTATTTTAAG TTAAAGAAGAGGTTGCAATTCCTTACACTAGGTTTAGGCGGTGTTGGGTTAGTCTCAGCTTATGTTTCATATTCCCCTGAAATTGCAGCTAG CTATGGTGTTGGGTTGCTTGGTTCTGTGGCTTACATGCGTATGCTGGGGAGTAGCGTGGATTCCATGGCAGATGGAGCAAGGGGACTTCTCAA GGGAGCGATTGGGCAACCGAGGCTATTGGTTCCTGTTGTACTAGTCATGATCTTTAACAGGTGGAATGG GCTCGTCGTTCCACAATATGGATTTATGCAACTGGAATTGATACCAATGTTAGTGGGATTCTTCACATACAAGATTGCTACTTTTATCCAAGCTATAGAGGAAGCACTTCCTGTAGCTGAGAAAACAGACACAAGTTCAAGCTAA
- the LOC18784096 gene encoding uncharacterized protein LOC18784096 isoform X2, with protein sequence MAILNHCLSVTSTATPISPDSATPPVPDPRQTKILLPKKKPMKWSTGVAPGEYGGPPTTTKLRKYWGGEDDPLTSDDFIWNREFMDRMKKLIQDPDSSTQATTVQEKPSGFLSLNRVMTLDSLEVDFSKELTASPAQPKIEPVEAPAQSASSTSIKWKLAPTRREQDKWDRATKAATGGSEVMFRELRRSQEDPKVLAEQYRKQYFKLKKRLQFLTLGLGGVGLVSAYVSYSPEIAASYGVGLLGSVAYMRMLGSSVDSMADGARGLLKGAIGQPRLLVPVVLVMIFNRWNGLVVPQYGFMQLELIPMLVGFFTYKIATFIQAIEEALPVAEKTDTSSS encoded by the exons aTGGCAATTCTGAACCACTGTCTCTCAGTGACCTCCACAGCAACACCCATCTCCCCAGACTCAGCAACTCCACCTGTACCAGACCCAAGACAGACCAAGATCCTATTGCCCAAGAAGAAGCCCATGAAATGGTCCACTGGGGTAGCTCCAGGGGAGTATGGTGGCCCACCAACCACAACCAAGCTCCGAAAGTACTGGGGAGGCGAAGATGACCCGCTTACCTCTGATGATTTCATTTGGAACAGAGAATTCATGGACCGCATGAAAAAACTCATTCAGGACCCTGACTCTTCCACTCAAGCCACTACTGTTcag GAAAAGCCTTCTGGGTTTCTTAGCTTGAATAGAGTCATGACTCTTGACAG TTTAGAAGTTGATTTCAGCAAAGAACTCACTGCTTCTCCTGCCCAGCCCAAGATAGAACCTGTTGAGGCTCCAGCACAA AGTGCCAGCAGCACTAGTATCAAATGGAAATTGGCACCAACACGGCGTGAGCAAGATAAGTGGGATAGAGCAACTAAGGCTGCAACTGGAGGCAGT GAAGTGATGTTTCGGGAATTAAGGCGCTCTCAGGAGGACCCAAAAGTATTGGCTGAACAGTATAGGAAACAGTATTTTAAG TTAAAGAAGAGGTTGCAATTCCTTACACTAGGTTTAGGCGGTGTTGGGTTAGTCTCAGCTTATGTTTCATATTCCCCTGAAATTGCAGCTAG CTATGGTGTTGGGTTGCTTGGTTCTGTGGCTTACATGCGTATGCTGGGGAGTAGCGTGGATTCCATGGCAGATGGAGCAAGGGGACTTCTCAA GGGAGCGATTGGGCAACCGAGGCTATTGGTTCCTGTTGTACTAGTCATGATCTTTAACAGGTGGAATGG GCTCGTCGTTCCACAATATGGATTTATGCAACTGGAATTGATACCAATGTTAGTGGGATTCTTCACATACAAGATTGCTACTTTTATCCAAGCTATAGAGGAAGCACTTCCTGTAGCTGAGAAAACAGACACAAGTTCAAGCTAA